TCATTTAAGGGTGTTTGCACGGCTCTTTTTTATGAGAATTTTAAAAAGCTAGACTAGGAATGAAACAGACCTGGATCCTCTCGTGTTCTTATCGCTCATTTTTTTGAGTTTGAATCTTTTTTTCCTTTAGTAATCTGTTTTTAAGGTAGTGTGAAGAGTATTCCATGTGAAAGGAGGGCAAGACCTAGACTGAATCTCACGAATTTTGGAGATTGCTCACGAATCTGCTTCTTTTTCTCACGATTACGATGTGAATTCTCACTTTACTGTAACCATTCCAAGTAATTAACCCGATATTCTCACGATATCAGCCATTTTACTCACGGACGTGGAACTCTTTCAAATAAGTTAAGATGAATAAGATCGTTCAGCCAAAGAAAAATCTCCCACCCAATTGAAACTCACGAAATCCCCTCCTTAACTCACGAACGATAGTTACGAGGTCACAAACCAGTAATAGTTATAAATAAAGAGACTAGTCACGGAACGCTGCTTCAGCCATTCGACCACCAGGAGGTAGAAAGCTGGACAAATCTATGTAAATCATCCTTGACTGTTTTCATCTTCGATTAGCCGTTCACCTCTTTGAAGGCATTCTCCCGCTGGATTCAACTTGGAAAGCCTGGCATCTCGATACGCTAATTAGCCAGCAACAAGAAAAAACCACTGTATATTCAACAGTGGCCTTAAACCCGNTATGTAAATCATCCTTGACTGTTTTCATCTTCGATTAGCCGTTCACCTCTTTGAAGGCATTCTCCCGCTGGATTCAACTTGGAAAGCCTGGCATCTCGATACGCTAATTAGCCAGCAACAAGAAAAAACCACTGTATATTCAACAGTGGCCTTAAACCCGAATCATTTTATTTGGTGATATGTTTTTTTAACACTTCCCACTCCGCAGGCTGAATCAGCCCTAAGCGCCATAGGGCAATGCCTTCTAACTGGTATTGCTTAGCAACACCCAGTTTGGCTAGTAAGGTTTGTTCATTTTCGGAATTCATATCCAAACCCAGGAAAAATTTCCCTTCGGGTGCACTGTTTTTTGCCATTTTTACGGCTTCAATTACTTTATGAATAGGCTCAGGTTCCCCTTTTTTGGAATAGCCATAGGCCATAATCACGATGCGATCGGCATATTGGGATAAGGCGTTGTAATCATAGCCTTTGAATGCACTATTGGGAGCATGAAGGGTTAGGGTAAGCGTTAGGTTTTGTTTCTTCATTTCTTCGGAAAGCTTGCGAACAAATAAGGAGAATTGGTTTTTAATCTCCTCTACCCCTTCTGAGGACCTCCCTAATCCTTCAATGTCAAGATTGATTCCATCGAACAACTTGGCTTCTTCTAGGAGCTGGTAGATCGCTCGAGTCATGTTCTCCTCACTCGATAAAATACGATAGGCTCGTTGATCTGTATCCGGTAGTAGGACGGTCATTTCTTTATTTAAAGAGTAATTTTCGGCTTGTTGTAATAAATCCTCCCATTGATCAGGCTTTGCCCACATGGTTACAGGATCCTTGTGCAATAAATTTCCACTTTCATCCAGACTATACCAACCCACGGCTAGATCAGAGATCAGATCGGTATTCCCAATCCTGGTATGGGGATGAGGGGCTCCAAATAAACTCTCCCAACTTTTTAGGGCATAGTATCCCAACACTTTCATTTCTTTCTTTGGTGAAATGATATGTATTTCACGCGTAGCATGATCCCACTTCACATCTGCTTGGAATGCTTCACTGAAAAATCGAAGCGGAATGAGTGTACGCCCTCCCTCAATAATCGGAGGGGCCTCGAGTGGAACTTCAACTCCATGAATGAAAGCTACGGGATTTCCGATAACAAGCTTCACTTCCGTTTCTTTCCCTTTAGCGTAGATGCTTCTTGTTTGATGATCCCATTCGACCTGGACATCTAGGGTTTCTGCCAGTTTTCGAAAAGGCACTAGGGTTCTTCCATTTTGGATGATAGGGTTGACATCAAACTCGACGGGTAGAGCATCAACATAAACATGGATCATTGGGGAATTGGTTTTTTCGGCATAGGAAGGACTAGCAAAAGTCGTTAAGAAAAAAGTCAAAAGGATTAGGGTAATGTACCGGAACATGCTGATCTCCTCTCCATCTATTTCTATACTACACTACCAACCTTATTCTATTAGCGAGACAGAAGTAAAGTCCAAATTTTTACTTCTCCTCGCCTTACTTATCATTTGTAGTTCTTTTCCTCCGCAATATCCAGGTTAAATTATCGATTCTCTCGATTCAGCTCTCTGACTTTTAGCCAGCTAAATTGTTTACCCGCTATCAGCTCAACCTTTCTGGAAGGAATCGAGAGCACCGTTGGTTAATTAATTGAAATCGAACCACTTGCCGTTCCAGCTATTAGGATCTCTAAATTATTAGTGCCGGTATGGTCAGTTTCTGCAAAAAATGCCATTAAGAGTCGGTCTTCAAGT
This genomic stretch from Ammoniphilus sp. CFH 90114 harbors:
- a CDS encoding stalk domain-containing protein, with product MFRYITLILLTFFLTTFASPSYAEKTNSPMIHVYVDALPVEFDVNPIIQNGRTLVPFRKLAETLDVQVEWDHQTRSIYAKGKETEVKLVIGNPVAFIHGVEVPLEAPPIIEGGRTLIPLRFFSEAFQADVKWDHATREIHIISPKKEMKVLGYYALKSWESLFGAPHPHTRIGNTDLISDLAVGWYSLDESGNLLHKDPVTMWAKPDQWEDLLQQAENYSLNKEMTVLLPDTDQRAYRILSSEENMTRAIYQLLEEAKLFDGINLDIEGLGRSSEGVEEIKNQFSLFVRKLSEEMKKQNLTLTLTLHAPNSAFKGYDYNALSQYADRIVIMAYGYSKKGEPEPIHKVIEAVKMAKNSAPEGKFFLGLDMNSENEQTLLAKLGVAKQYQLEGIALWRLGLIQPAEWEVLKKHITK